The following are from one region of the Pseudomonas putida genome:
- the treZ gene encoding malto-oligosyltrehalose trehalohydrolase: MHRHGAHLLDATSARFALWAPDARSVSVELEQQPAIELLPDDEGWYTGVAPCQAGDRYHYRIDGELQVADPASRYQPDGVQGPSQVVDVASYAWQHPWQGRPWHEAVIQELHVGLLDGYAGVARQLPRLAELGVSAIELMPLGQFPGERNWGYDGVLPYAPQNTYGSPEQLCALVDQAHGQGLMVLVDVVYNHFGPDGNYLHQYASPFFREDRQTPWGAAIDFRRPQVREYFIQNALMWLCDYRFDGLRLDAVHAIDQPDFLVELAQRVRAAVEPGRHVWLVLENEHNQAFLLEQGFDAQWNDDGHNALHVLLTGETEGYYADYQQRPIDQLARCLAEGFVFQGQVNRHGTPRGEPSGHLPPSAFVLFLQNHDQVGNRALGERLTRLCPPQALRAATGLLLLAPMIPLLFMGDDDGSCQPFLFFTDFHDQLADAVREGRRGEFAHFAAFADPEQRQRIPDPNAVQTFEASRPQAREVIAGWHGLYQHLLELRRRHVIPHLPGSRALGAEVHGDKALTARWRLGNGTTLRIDLNLAATPQEVALPAPANRLFDSSDTRHPDTHLAAYSCVVSLLSPAQERP, from the coding sequence ATGCACAGGCATGGCGCACACCTGCTGGACGCCACGTCGGCGCGCTTCGCCCTCTGGGCGCCGGATGCGCGCAGCGTGAGCGTGGAACTGGAGCAACAGCCGGCCATCGAGCTGTTGCCCGATGATGAAGGCTGGTACACCGGCGTGGCCCCGTGCCAGGCCGGTGACCGTTACCACTACCGTATCGACGGTGAACTGCAGGTAGCCGACCCGGCCTCACGCTACCAGCCCGATGGCGTGCAGGGGCCGAGCCAGGTGGTGGATGTGGCCAGCTATGCCTGGCAGCACCCCTGGCAAGGCCGGCCTTGGCACGAAGCGGTCATCCAGGAGCTGCATGTGGGCCTGCTCGACGGCTACGCCGGGGTCGCCCGGCAACTGCCGCGCCTGGCCGAGCTGGGCGTCAGCGCCATCGAACTGATGCCGCTGGGGCAGTTCCCCGGCGAGCGCAACTGGGGTTACGACGGCGTGCTGCCCTATGCGCCGCAAAATACCTACGGCAGCCCCGAGCAACTGTGTGCGCTGGTCGACCAGGCACATGGCCAGGGGCTGATGGTGCTGGTCGACGTGGTGTACAACCACTTCGGCCCCGACGGCAACTACCTGCACCAGTACGCCAGCCCGTTCTTCCGTGAGGACCGGCAGACCCCATGGGGCGCAGCCATCGACTTCCGCCGCCCGCAGGTGCGCGAGTATTTCATCCAGAACGCCCTGATGTGGCTGTGCGACTACCGCTTCGATGGCCTGCGCCTGGATGCCGTGCACGCCATCGACCAGCCCGACTTCCTGGTCGAGCTGGCGCAAAGGGTACGCGCTGCCGTGGAGCCGGGCCGCCACGTATGGCTGGTCCTGGAGAACGAGCACAACCAGGCCTTCTTGCTGGAACAAGGCTTCGATGCCCAATGGAACGACGACGGCCACAATGCCCTGCATGTGCTGCTGACCGGCGAAACCGAAGGCTACTACGCCGACTACCAGCAGCGCCCCATCGACCAGTTGGCCCGCTGCCTGGCCGAAGGTTTCGTGTTCCAGGGCCAGGTCAACCGCCATGGCACGCCCCGCGGCGAGCCCAGCGGGCACTTGCCGCCCAGCGCCTTCGTGCTGTTCCTGCAGAACCATGACCAGGTCGGCAACCGCGCCCTGGGCGAGCGCCTGACCCGCCTGTGCCCGCCGCAGGCGCTGCGGGCGGCCACCGGGCTGTTGCTGCTGGCGCCGATGATTCCGCTGCTGTTCATGGGCGACGACGATGGCAGCTGCCAGCCATTCCTGTTCTTCACCGACTTCCATGACCAACTGGCCGACGCCGTGCGCGAAGGCCGGCGCGGCGAGTTCGCCCATTTCGCCGCCTTCGCCGACCCAGAGCAGCGCCAACGCATCCCCGACCCCAACGCAGTACAGACATTCGAGGCCTCCCGCCCGCAAGCCAGGGAAGTGATCGCTGGCTGGCACGGCTTGTACCAGCACCTGCTCGAACTGCGCCGCCGCCATGTCATCCCGCACCTGCCCGGCAGCCGCGCGCTGGGCGCCGAAGTACACGGCGACAAGGCCCTGACCGCACGCTGGCGCCTGGGCAACGGCACCACCCTGCGCATTGACTTGAACCTGGCCGCCACCCCGCAGGAGGTCGCGTTGCCGGCGCCAGCCAACCGCCTGTTCGACAGCAGCGACACCCGACACCCCGATACCCATCTGGCCGCATACAGCTGCGTGGTCAGCCTGCTTTCCCCTGCCCAGGAGCGCCCATGA
- a CDS encoding malto-oligosyltrehalose synthase, translating into MKALTATLRLQFHSEFTLDHAVPLVPYFARLGISHLYASPILKARAGSRHGYDVVDPTCVNPELGGEAALQRLVAALRQHGMGLILDTVSNHMAVGGADNPWWQSLLAWGRRSPYAEFFDIQWHSSDPLLAGQLLLPFLGSDYGVALKNGEIPLEFDRQTGVLQVAHYEHRFPICPVDYGWILALSPDPALNALAERFTALNAAATPLADALPLHAELARLVAEGADLESALQAFDSRNEHGFKRLHLLLERQTYRLASWRTAADDINWRRFFDINELGGLRVERAVVFEATHAKLFELIERGLVDGLRIDHIDGLADPRGYCRKLRRRVDGLLARRPLSAALEHFPIYVEKILGANEHLHRDWLTDGTTGYEFMNQVSLLQHDPAGEAALTELWANVSERPDFPEEIRQARHLVLNASLAGDCESVAQALLQVARNDLMTRDLTLGAIRRALQALVAHYPVYRTYFNACGRPAEDEGFFQQALANARQDLGEADWPLLEQLEQWLGGQAWRNLPAGRARKQLRHACVRFQQLTAPSAAKAVEDTAFYRSARLLSRNDVGFDAERFSAPLEHFHNEAQRRLRDFPDNLLASATHDHKRGEDTRARLAVLSERGPWLASRVEHWRELATPLRTPLDDGLAPSPGDELMLLQTLLGSWPLDLDLHDDNALGQYAERIRQWQQKALREAKLRSSWSAPNEAYEGACARYIDGLLLDSENQQLRKSLADAAHLLACPGALNGLVQALLRMTTPGVPDLYQGNEYWDFSLVDPDNRRAVDYACRRRTLDDATPVAELLAHWRDGRLKQALIARVLDCRQAHAELFRRGAYLPLTVHGRHADKVMAFARLGDGERAVIIAPRLASTLLADAPIPLIPAQNWDDTRVSLPFALSPANSTGLFPSAAVSSSRELLLSAVLAEFPVNLLIQQS; encoded by the coding sequence ATGAAAGCGCTGACCGCGACCCTGCGCCTGCAGTTTCACAGTGAGTTCACCCTCGATCACGCCGTGCCACTGGTGCCGTATTTTGCCCGGCTGGGCATCAGCCACCTGTATGCCTCGCCCATCCTCAAGGCCCGCGCCGGCTCGCGCCACGGTTACGACGTGGTCGACCCGACCTGCGTCAACCCCGAGCTGGGCGGCGAGGCGGCGCTGCAACGGCTGGTCGCCGCCCTGCGCCAGCACGGCATGGGGCTGATCCTCGACACGGTGTCCAACCACATGGCCGTGGGCGGTGCCGACAACCCCTGGTGGCAGAGCTTGCTGGCCTGGGGACGACGCAGCCCGTACGCCGAGTTCTTCGACATCCAGTGGCACTCCAGCGACCCACTGCTGGCCGGCCAGTTGCTGTTGCCGTTCCTGGGCAGCGACTATGGCGTGGCGCTGAAAAATGGCGAGATACCGCTGGAGTTCGACAGGCAAACCGGGGTGCTGCAAGTCGCCCACTACGAACACCGCTTCCCGATCTGCCCGGTCGACTACGGCTGGATTCTCGCCCTCAGCCCGGACCCGGCCCTGAATGCCCTGGCCGAACGCTTCACCGCGTTGAACGCAGCGGCCACGCCACTGGCCGACGCCCTGCCCCTGCACGCCGAACTGGCGCGCCTGGTCGCTGAAGGTGCCGACCTCGAATCGGCACTGCAAGCCTTCGACAGCCGCAACGAGCATGGCTTCAAGCGCCTGCACCTGCTGCTGGAACGCCAGACCTACCGCCTGGCCAGCTGGCGCACTGCCGCCGATGACATCAACTGGCGGCGCTTCTTCGACATCAACGAACTGGGCGGCTTGCGGGTCGAACGGGCGGTGGTGTTCGAGGCCACCCACGCCAAACTGTTCGAGCTGATCGAACGCGGCCTGGTAGATGGCCTGCGCATCGACCATATCGACGGCCTGGCTGACCCGCGCGGTTACTGCCGCAAGCTGCGCCGGCGGGTCGATGGCCTGCTGGCGCGGCGGCCGTTGAGCGCCGCCCTGGAGCACTTCCCCATTTACGTGGAGAAGATCCTCGGCGCCAACGAACACCTGCACCGCGACTGGCTTACCGATGGCACTACCGGCTATGAGTTCATGAACCAGGTCTCGCTGCTGCAGCACGACCCGGCGGGCGAAGCAGCGCTGACCGAGCTGTGGGCCAATGTGAGCGAACGCCCGGACTTCCCCGAAGAAATTCGCCAGGCCCGTCACCTGGTGCTCAATGCCAGCCTGGCCGGCGACTGCGAGTCAGTGGCCCAGGCGCTGTTGCAGGTGGCGCGCAACGACCTGATGACCCGCGACCTGACCTTGGGCGCTATCCGCCGCGCCTTGCAGGCGCTGGTGGCGCATTACCCGGTGTACCGCACCTACTTCAATGCCTGCGGGCGCCCGGCCGAAGACGAAGGGTTTTTCCAGCAAGCCCTGGCCAATGCCCGTCAGGACCTCGGTGAAGCTGACTGGCCGCTGCTCGAGCAGCTTGAACAATGGCTAGGCGGGCAAGCCTGGCGCAACCTGCCAGCGGGCCGGGCGCGCAAGCAGCTGCGTCACGCCTGCGTGCGCTTCCAGCAGCTGACTGCGCCAAGCGCCGCCAAGGCCGTGGAAGACACCGCGTTCTACCGCAGCGCACGGCTGCTGTCGCGCAACGACGTGGGCTTCGACGCCGAGCGCTTCAGCGCCCCGCTCGAGCACTTCCACAACGAGGCCCAGCGACGCCTGCGCGACTTCCCCGACAACCTGCTGGCCAGCGCCACCCATGACCACAAGCGCGGCGAAGACACCCGTGCGCGGTTGGCCGTGCTCAGCGAGCGCGGCCCGTGGCTGGCCAGCCGAGTGGAACACTGGCGCGAACTGGCCACGCCGTTGCGCACGCCACTGGACGACGGCCTTGCGCCGAGCCCCGGCGACGAGCTGATGCTGTTGCAGACCTTGCTCGGCAGCTGGCCGCTGGACCTCGACCTGCATGACGACAACGCCCTTGGCCAGTACGCCGAACGCATTCGCCAGTGGCAGCAGAAGGCCCTGCGCGAGGCCAAGCTGCGCAGCAGCTGGAGCGCGCCGAATGAGGCTTACGAAGGCGCCTGCGCGCGCTACATCGACGGTCTGCTGCTAGACAGCGAGAATCAGCAACTGCGCAAATCCCTGGCCGATGCCGCACACCTGCTGGCCTGCCCCGGTGCCCTCAACGGCCTGGTCCAGGCCCTGCTGCGCATGACCACACCCGGTGTGCCCGACCTGTACCAAGGCAACGAATACTGGGATTTCAGCCTGGTCGACCCGGATAACCGCCGCGCCGTGGACTACGCTTGCCGGCGTCGCACCCTGGACGATGCAACGCCGGTGGCCGAGCTGCTGGCGCACTGGCGCGACGGCCGCCTCAAGCAGGCGCTGATCGCCCGGGTGCTGGACTGCCGCCAGGCCCACGCCGAGCTGTTCCGCCGTGGCGCCTACCTGCCGCTGACCGTGCACGGCCGGCATGCCGACAAGGTGATGGCCTTTGCCCGCCTGGGCGACGGCGAGCGGGCCGTCATCATCGCGCCACGCCTGGCCAGTACCCTACTGGCGGATGCACCGATACCCCTGATCCCGGCACAGAACTGGGACGACACCCGGGTAAGCCTGCCGTTTGCCTTGTCGCCTGCCAACTCGACGGGACTTTTCCCCAGTGCTGCGGTCAGCTCTTCCAGGGAGCTGCTGTTGAGCGCCGTGCTGGCGGAGTTTCCGGTCAACCTGCTGATACAACAATCTTGA
- a CDS encoding DUF2934 domain-containing protein, with translation MMSVDEKRIREFAYQIWESEGKPAGQEDRHWDMARKLAEAEALAPKAAPRKRAPAKPKVAAEPTAPAEPKVAALPGVKPAVAKKTRAVKKPSAG, from the coding sequence ATGATGAGTGTTGATGAAAAGCGTATCCGCGAATTTGCCTACCAGATCTGGGAGTCCGAGGGTAAGCCCGCCGGCCAGGAAGACCGCCATTGGGACATGGCGCGCAAGCTGGCCGAAGCCGAGGCGCTGGCACCCAAGGCAGCGCCGCGCAAGCGGGCCCCGGCCAAGCCAAAGGTAGCGGCTGAGCCGACGGCGCCTGCCGAGCCCAAAGTGGCCGCCCTGCCGGGGGTTAAACCGGCTGTGGCGAAAAAGACCCGGGCGGTGAAAAAGCCTTCTGCCGGTTAA
- the glgX gene encoding glycogen debranching protein GlgX — MSPRTPKKTRSVAPSRIREGLPFPLGATWDGLGVNFALFSANATKVELCLFDSTGEHEIERIELPEYTDEIYHGYLPDAHPGLVYGYRVHGPYEPENGHRFNPNKLLIDPYAKQLVGSLQWSEALFGYTIGHPDGDLSFDERDSAPFVPKCKVIDPAFTWGRDQRVLIPWERTIIYEAHTRGISMCHPAVPENLRGTFAGLANDELLKHIKELGVSSIELLPIHAFVNDQHLLDKGLNNYWGYNSIAFFAPHPRYLASGKIAEFKEMVAHLHDAGLEVILDVVYNHTAEGNERGPTLSMRGIDNASYYRLMPDDKRYYINDSGTGNTLDLSHPCVLQLVTDSLRYWAGEMHVDGFRFDLATILGRYHDGYSERHGFLVACRQDPMLSQVKLIAEPWDCGPGGYQVGNFAPGWAEWNDRFRDTVRAFWKGDEGQLADFASRMTASGDMFNNRGRRPYASVNFVTAHDGFTLRDLVSYNHKHNEDNDENNQDGTDNNLSWNCGVEGPTDDPGVNALRMRQMRNFFATLLLAQGTPMIVAGDEFSRTQHGNNNAYCQDSEIGWVNWDLDQEGQELLAFVKRLTRLRLAYPVLRRSRFLVGDYNEAIGVKDVTWLAPDGNEMSVEQWEDPHGRCLGMLIDGRAQVSGIARPGAEATVLLIVNAHHDTVPFKLPTVPEGDYWSCLVDTDRPELRKGQHLQFDSTFEVKGRSLLLMVLQRDEE; from the coding sequence ATGAGCCCCCGTACCCCGAAGAAAACCCGCTCGGTCGCCCCGTCGCGTATCCGCGAAGGCCTGCCCTTCCCCCTCGGTGCCACCTGGGATGGCCTGGGGGTCAACTTTGCCCTGTTCTCGGCCAACGCCACCAAGGTCGAGCTGTGCCTGTTCGACTCCACTGGCGAGCATGAGATCGAACGCATCGAGCTACCCGAATACACCGACGAGATCTACCACGGTTACCTGCCCGACGCGCACCCAGGGCTGGTCTACGGCTACCGCGTGCACGGTCCCTACGAACCGGAGAACGGCCACCGCTTCAACCCCAACAAACTGCTGATCGACCCTTATGCCAAGCAACTGGTTGGCAGCCTGCAATGGTCCGAAGCACTGTTCGGCTACACCATCGGCCACCCCGACGGTGACCTGTCGTTCGACGAGCGCGACAGCGCGCCCTTCGTGCCCAAGTGCAAGGTGATCGACCCTGCCTTCACCTGGGGCCGCGACCAGCGTGTGCTCATCCCCTGGGAACGCACGATCATCTACGAGGCCCACACCCGTGGCATCAGCATGTGCCACCCGGCAGTACCGGAAAACCTGCGCGGCACCTTCGCCGGCCTGGCCAATGACGAGTTGCTCAAACACATCAAGGAACTGGGCGTTTCCAGTATCGAACTGCTGCCGATTCACGCCTTCGTCAACGACCAGCACCTGCTGGACAAGGGCCTGAACAACTACTGGGGCTACAACAGCATCGCCTTCTTCGCCCCGCACCCGCGTTACCTGGCCAGCGGCAAGATCGCCGAATTCAAGGAGATGGTCGCGCACCTGCACGACGCCGGGCTGGAGGTGATCCTCGACGTGGTCTACAACCACACCGCCGAAGGCAACGAGCGCGGCCCCACGCTGTCGATGCGCGGCATCGACAACGCTTCGTACTACCGCCTGATGCCGGACGACAAGCGCTACTACATCAACGATTCCGGCACCGGCAACACCCTGGACCTGAGCCACCCCTGCGTGCTGCAGCTGGTCACCGACTCGCTGCGCTACTGGGCCGGCGAAATGCATGTGGACGGCTTCCGCTTCGACCTGGCGACCATCCTTGGCCGCTATCACGACGGCTACAGCGAACGCCACGGCTTTCTCGTCGCCTGCCGCCAGGACCCGATGCTGAGCCAGGTAAAGCTGATCGCCGAGCCGTGGGACTGCGGCCCGGGTGGCTACCAGGTGGGCAACTTCGCCCCGGGCTGGGCAGAGTGGAACGACCGTTTCCGCGACACCGTGCGCGCCTTCTGGAAAGGCGACGAAGGCCAACTGGCCGACTTTGCCTCGCGCATGACCGCCTCGGGGGACATGTTCAACAACCGTGGCCGGCGCCCCTATGCCTCGGTCAACTTCGTCACCGCCCACGACGGTTTCACCTTGCGCGACCTGGTGTCGTACAACCACAAGCACAACGAAGACAACGACGAGAACAACCAGGACGGCACCGATAACAACCTGTCGTGGAACTGCGGTGTCGAGGGCCCCACCGACGACCCGGGCGTGAATGCCCTGCGCATGCGCCAGATGCGCAACTTCTTCGCTACCCTGCTGCTGGCACAGGGCACGCCGATGATCGTCGCTGGCGATGAATTCAGCCGCACCCAGCACGGCAACAACAATGCCTATTGCCAGGACAGCGAGATCGGCTGGGTGAACTGGGACCTGGACCAGGAGGGCCAGGAACTGCTGGCCTTCGTCAAGCGCCTGACCCGCCTGCGCCTGGCCTACCCGGTACTGCGCCGCTCACGCTTCCTGGTGGGCGACTACAATGAGGCAATCGGGGTCAAGGACGTGACCTGGCTGGCACCGGATGGCAACGAGATGAGCGTGGAACAATGGGAAGACCCGCACGGGCGCTGCCTGGGCATGCTGATCGATGGCCGCGCGCAGGTCAGCGGCATTGCCCGGCCAGGCGCCGAGGCCACCGTGCTGCTGATCGTCAATGCCCACCATGACACCGTTCCGTTCAAATTGCCGACCGTGCCCGAGGGAGATTACTGGAGCTGCCTGGTCGATACCGACCGGCCAGAGCTGCGCAAGGGGCAGCATCTGCAGTTCGACAGCACCTTCGAGGTGAAGGGGCGGTCGTTGCTGCTGATGGTGCTGCAACGCGATGAGGAGTGA
- a CDS encoding endonuclease/exonuclease/phosphatase family protein gives MNPEAGSKGFASINQAPAVKRLRVLTVNTHKGFTAFNRRFILPELREAVRSTQADIVFLQEVLGSHDRHAARYPGWPQTSQYEFLADSMWSDFAYGRNAVYPDGHHGNALLSKYPIIEHRNLDVSITGPERRGLLHCILDVPGERQVHAICVHLSLLESHRQKQLQLLRKLLESLPADAPVIIAGDFNDWKSHGNRTLGLQRDLHEAFERHHGHLARTYPARLPLLRLDRIYLRNAESHGPRILGHKPWSHLSDHLPLAVEVRL, from the coding sequence GTGAACCCCGAAGCCGGCAGTAAAGGTTTCGCCAGCATCAACCAGGCTCCGGCCGTGAAGCGGCTGCGGGTGCTGACGGTGAATACCCACAAGGGCTTCACCGCCTTCAACAGGCGCTTCATCCTGCCGGAACTGCGCGAGGCAGTGCGCAGTACCCAGGCCGACATCGTCTTCCTTCAAGAGGTACTCGGCAGCCACGACCGCCACGCCGCCCGCTACCCCGGCTGGCCGCAGACCTCGCAGTACGAGTTCCTTGCCGACAGCATGTGGAGCGACTTCGCCTATGGCCGCAACGCGGTCTACCCCGACGGCCACCACGGCAATGCGCTGTTGTCGAAATACCCGATCATCGAACACCGTAACCTCGACGTGTCGATTACCGGCCCCGAACGTCGTGGCCTGCTGCACTGCATTCTCGACGTGCCCGGCGAGCGCCAGGTACATGCCATCTGCGTGCACCTGTCGTTACTGGAAAGCCACCGCCAAAAGCAACTGCAACTGCTGCGCAAGCTGCTCGAATCCCTTCCCGCCGACGCCCCGGTAATCATCGCCGGTGATTTCAACGACTGGAAATCCCATGGCAACCGCACCTTGGGCTTGCAACGTGACCTGCACGAGGCCTTCGAACGCCACCATGGCCACCTGGCCCGCACCTATCCCGCGCGCCTGCCGCTGTTGCGCCTGGACCGCATCTACCTGCGCAACGCCGAAAGCCATGGGCCGCGGATTCTGGGGCACAAACCTTGGTCGCACCTGTCGGACCACCTGCCGTTGGCAGTGGAAGTGAGGCTCTAG
- a CDS encoding autotransporter outer membrane beta-barrel domain-containing protein translates to MNSTSNLLRFDSIFYAVSTSLLLATPVETIAYELQDDPTSPGFLHQPAVPQLSLDPVSASGLSMGTLNAFSQKMSERHGQAAPEMVASQWAQFFPSTPRNGAQPPDQLESPSQQLTIGPDLFVRETAAGNVHRAGIFVGQNNLQTNFNGMRRQLGDKQRNAVNLSGESLGVYWSMTHEQGWHLDAVAMGSRIDVNGRGENGQRLDDSGHAMTFSLEGGIPIGLGGGWVIEPQAQLINQQFFPGNRAQEETLQAFDSQPSWSGRVGARLSGRYDVRGMPIEPYVRTNVWYDFSNADEVKLDQVDKISSSRYSTTVELGLGLVARMTPSVALFVSADYSSDVDDNDLNGLIGSLGVRMRW, encoded by the coding sequence ATGAATAGCACCTCGAACCTCTTGCGCTTCGACAGCATTTTCTACGCGGTTTCCACGTCGCTGCTTCTGGCAACCCCGGTGGAAACTATCGCGTATGAACTGCAGGACGACCCGACCTCGCCCGGCTTCCTGCACCAACCGGCAGTACCACAGCTGTCGCTCGACCCGGTCAGCGCCAGTGGCTTGAGCATGGGTACCTTGAACGCATTCTCGCAAAAGATGAGCGAGCGCCACGGGCAGGCTGCACCGGAAATGGTCGCCAGCCAGTGGGCGCAGTTCTTTCCGAGCACCCCACGCAATGGTGCACAGCCGCCAGACCAGCTTGAATCCCCGAGCCAGCAACTGACGATCGGCCCGGACCTGTTCGTGCGTGAAACTGCGGCGGGCAACGTGCACCGCGCAGGGATCTTCGTCGGGCAGAACAACCTGCAGACCAACTTCAACGGCATGCGCCGGCAGCTGGGCGACAAGCAGCGCAACGCGGTGAACCTCAGTGGCGAAAGCCTGGGGGTGTACTGGAGCATGACCCATGAGCAGGGCTGGCACCTGGATGCCGTGGCCATGGGCTCGCGCATCGACGTCAATGGCCGTGGCGAGAATGGCCAGCGCCTGGACGACAGCGGCCATGCGATGACCTTCTCGCTGGAGGGCGGCATCCCCATCGGCCTGGGTGGTGGCTGGGTGATCGAGCCGCAGGCGCAATTGATCAACCAGCAGTTCTTCCCCGGCAACCGGGCGCAGGAGGAGACCTTGCAGGCCTTCGACAGCCAGCCGAGCTGGAGCGGCCGGGTCGGTGCCAGGTTGTCCGGGCGCTACGATGTGCGCGGCATGCCGATCGAGCCCTATGTGCGGACCAACGTGTGGTATGACTTCAGCAATGCCGATGAGGTGAAGCTGGACCAGGTCGACAAGATCTCCAGCTCGCGCTACTCGACCACGGTGGAGCTGGGCTTGGGGCTGGTGGCGCGGATGACGCCTTCGGTGGCGCTGTTTGTCAGTGCCGATTACAGCAGTGACGTGGATGACAATGATCTGAACGGGCTGATTGGTAGCCTGGGGGTGCGGATGCGGTGGTAG